In the genome of Acidobacteriota bacterium, one region contains:
- a CDS encoding 4-hydroxy-tetrahydrodipicolinate synthase yields the protein MSLDIRGCGTALATPFSEDGTLDVDALRGLVEFQLREGIDFLVPCGTTGEAPTLEHEEYLGVVRVVAQEAKGKVPVIAGAGGNNTKKICNLVQDLQALGVQGILSVAPYYNKPTQEGLYQHFRAIADSTDLPVVLYNVPSRTSSNILPETVARLAEIPGIIGIKEASGSITQQMEVLRVVPPNFRVLSGDDAFTFPLMALGGAGVISVVSNEIPRQMASLAHLMLEGKYDEARKLNASLLPLMQINFIETNPIPVKAALAMMGKIKEVYRLPMCAMQPENRAKLEKVLAEQGLLQTQKV from the coding sequence ATGAGCTTGGACATTCGGGGCTGCGGCACCGCGCTGGCGACTCCCTTTTCAGAAGACGGCACTCTGGACGTTGATGCTCTCCGGGGGCTGGTTGAATTCCAGCTCCGCGAGGGCATTGACTTCCTCGTTCCCTGCGGGACCACGGGAGAAGCTCCGACGCTTGAGCACGAAGAGTATCTGGGCGTAGTCCGTGTTGTGGCGCAGGAGGCCAAAGGGAAAGTTCCGGTCATTGCGGGCGCGGGGGGCAACAATACGAAAAAGATCTGCAATCTGGTGCAGGACCTCCAGGCGCTGGGCGTCCAGGGAATCCTCTCCGTCGCTCCTTACTACAACAAGCCAACGCAGGAAGGCCTGTATCAGCATTTCAGAGCGATTGCCGACTCCACCGACCTTCCGGTGGTTCTTTACAATGTGCCATCGCGCACCTCTTCAAACATTTTGCCGGAGACGGTAGCGCGTCTGGCCGAGATTCCCGGCATCATCGGCATCAAGGAAGCTTCCGGCAGCATCACGCAGCAGATGGAAGTGTTACGTGTTGTTCCCCCGAATTTCAGGGTCCTCTCCGGAGATGACGCGTTCACCTTTCCGCTGATGGCGCTGGGTGGGGCGGGAGTCATCTCCGTGGTCTCGAATGAGATTCCCCGGCAGATGGCCAGCCTGGCCCACCTGATGCTGGAAGGGAAATACGACGAGGCGCGCAAGCTGAACGCAAGTCTCCTTCCACTGATGCAGATCAACTTTATCGAGACGAACCCGATTCCGGTGAAGGCGGCACTCGCTATGATGGGCAAGATCAAGGAAGTATACCGGCTGCCCATGTGCGCCATGCAGCCGGAGAACCGCGCCAAACTGGAAAAAGTTCTGGCTGAACAGGGGCTGCTCCAGACACAAAAAGTGTGA
- a CDS encoding GNAT family N-acetyltransferase encodes MQNAGSVQVGPLRQNELGEAERIVRLAFGTFLAMPDPLEFMGDRSFAASRWAASHVKALAARHDGHLIGSNFATRWGSFGFFGPLTVLPEYWDRGVAQRLLIDTMDIFHAWGVSHTGLFTFAHSPKHVGLYQKFGYWPRYLTAIMTHTPKDGAKPGGQKAGNAVLISSLDASRREQEIEACRKLTHQIDEGLDLSGEIRAALEQRTGDIVLLSMGGELDAFAICLHGPGSEGGEQACYIKFAAARSGPGAGDRFDALLEACDRFAVSRCAAIEAGVNLAREDAYRRMRAHGYRTAIQGVAMHRPHAGSFNRSDVYVIDDWR; translated from the coding sequence ATGCAAAACGCAGGATCCGTCCAGGTGGGGCCTCTCAGGCAGAATGAGCTCGGTGAGGCGGAACGCATTGTCCGGCTGGCCTTTGGAACGTTTCTGGCTATGCCCGATCCGCTGGAATTCATGGGCGACCGCTCCTTTGCCGCATCCCGCTGGGCGGCGTCCCACGTCAAAGCGCTTGCGGCCCGTCACGACGGACATCTGATCGGGTCCAATTTTGCAACGCGCTGGGGCTCGTTCGGTTTCTTCGGGCCGTTGACGGTGCTGCCGGAATACTGGGACCGCGGCGTTGCGCAACGGTTGCTGATAGATACGATGGACATCTTTCACGCGTGGGGCGTGAGCCACACGGGGCTGTTCACCTTCGCGCACAGCCCCAAACACGTGGGCCTTTACCAGAAGTTCGGCTACTGGCCGCGCTACCTGACCGCGATCATGACCCACACGCCGAAGGACGGTGCGAAGCCGGGCGGGCAGAAAGCAGGCAACGCGGTTTTAATCTCTTCGCTCGACGCCAGCCGGCGCGAGCAAGAGATCGAAGCCTGCCGGAAACTCACCCACCAGATCGATGAAGGGCTCGACCTCAGCGGCGAAATCCGCGCCGCGCTCGAGCAGCGCACTGGTGACATAGTGCTGCTCTCCATGGGCGGAGAGCTGGACGCTTTTGCCATCTGCCTGCACGGACCCGGGTCCGAAGGCGGGGAACAAGCCTGTTACATCAAGTTCGCTGCGGCGCGCAGCGGTCCGGGCGCGGGCGACCGTTTCGATGCGTTACTGGAGGCGTGCGACCGCTTCGCGGTTTCGCGCTGTGCCGCCATCGAGGCCGGCGTGAACCTCGCCCGTGAGGACGCCTACCGGCGGATGCGCGCGCATGGCTACCGCACAGCTATCCAAGGCGTTGCCATGCACCGCCCGCACGCAGGCAGCTTTAACCGCTCCGACGTCTACGTCATCGACGACTGGCGCTGA
- a CDS encoding dihydrodipicolinate reductase, with translation MSIPELSQTQPPRNLNLALLGHGKMGSAVARIAPERGFDLRLILTIESNPDGVAITEENFRGIDVAIDFTQPDVVVENIRRVAGLGVNLVIGTTGWNGRFAEVETIVAESGIGLVHAANFSIGVQLFYRLAREAARIFAPYSMYEPYIVEAHHKFKKDAPSGTAFELKRRIEPHLPLREIPTSSVRGGYIPGTHELAFDSEADSVIVRHNARSRQGFAEGALYAARWVVGKKGMFGFDQILDQQ, from the coding sequence ATGTCCATTCCAGAGCTTAGTCAAACTCAGCCGCCCCGCAACCTTAACCTGGCATTACTGGGCCACGGGAAGATGGGAAGCGCGGTGGCGCGCATCGCTCCCGAGCGCGGCTTTGACCTGCGGCTGATTCTGACGATCGAATCGAACCCGGACGGCGTGGCCATTACGGAAGAGAACTTCCGCGGCATCGACGTTGCCATCGATTTTACACAGCCTGATGTGGTGGTGGAGAACATCCGCCGGGTGGCCGGACTGGGCGTCAACCTGGTGATAGGTACGACAGGCTGGAACGGCCGGTTTGCAGAAGTTGAGACGATCGTTGCCGAGAGCGGCATCGGGCTCGTGCACGCGGCCAACTTCTCAATCGGAGTGCAGCTTTTTTACCGCCTGGCGCGCGAAGCAGCAAGAATTTTTGCGCCTTATTCAATGTACGAACCCTACATTGTTGAAGCCCACCACAAATTCAAGAAAGACGCGCCTTCAGGCACAGCGTTCGAACTGAAGCGCCGCATCGAACCGCATCTGCCTTTACGCGAAATTCCCACCTCCAGCGTGCGCGGCGGCTATATTCCCGGCACGCACGAGCTGGCATTTGATTCTGAAGCTGACTCGGTGATTGTCCGGCACAACGCGCGCAGCCGCCAGGGGTTTGCCGAGGGCGCGCTTTACGCGGCGCGCTGGGTGGTTGGCAAAAAAGGGATGTTTGGCTTCGATCAAATTCTCGATCAGCAGTAG
- a CDS encoding M20/M25/M40 family metallo-hydrolase, whose protein sequence is MELFELTKALVNIESITGNEKACGEFLADYLEKHGFKTAFQPVEPGRSNVFATLGRPDVVLSTHMDTVPPFISAGEDDEWIYGRGSCDAKGILAAEVIAAQGLRAAGVRDFAMLFLVGEEILSDGARKANEQPPDAKYIINGEPTENKLAVGTKGILRIDIQTRGKAAHSAYPEMGESAILKLLDILEDVRRIPLAEDPVMGTATVNIGVIEGGNAINVIPDSASAKVLFRTVSATSELRERVEAVVKGRCEYEFVRDTKPIRTEHFDGFETEVVSYSTDLPSLTRWGRPLLLGPGSIRVAHTDHERVRKSELLHAVELYTRLVKELKKRI, encoded by the coding sequence ATGGAGCTATTTGAGCTGACCAAGGCGTTGGTGAACATTGAGTCGATCACGGGCAATGAAAAGGCCTGCGGCGAATTCCTTGCGGACTACCTCGAGAAGCACGGCTTCAAGACCGCGTTCCAGCCTGTTGAGCCGGGGCGCTCCAACGTATTTGCCACGCTAGGACGGCCGGACGTGGTGCTGAGCACCCACATGGATACCGTGCCGCCGTTCATTTCCGCCGGCGAGGACGACGAATGGATTTACGGCCGCGGTTCCTGTGACGCCAAAGGGATTCTGGCAGCGGAGGTCATTGCTGCACAGGGTTTGAGGGCCGCGGGCGTCCGGGACTTTGCGATGCTTTTCCTGGTGGGAGAGGAAATCCTGAGCGACGGTGCGCGCAAAGCGAACGAGCAGCCGCCGGACGCGAAATACATCATCAACGGCGAGCCCACGGAAAACAAGCTGGCGGTCGGGACCAAGGGCATTCTGCGCATCGACATCCAGACCCGCGGCAAGGCCGCCCATTCCGCCTATCCGGAGATGGGAGAGTCTGCCATCCTGAAGCTGCTGGACATTCTCGAGGATGTGCGGCGCATTCCGCTGGCGGAAGACCCAGTGATGGGGACCGCTACGGTGAACATCGGCGTGATTGAAGGCGGCAATGCCATCAACGTGATTCCGGACAGCGCTTCCGCGAAGGTCCTGTTCCGCACGGTCAGCGCCACCAGCGAGCTGCGCGAGCGAGTGGAAGCAGTGGTCAAGGGCCGATGCGAGTACGAATTCGTTCGCGACACCAAGCCCATCCGGACGGAACATTTTGACGGGTTTGAAACCGAAGTGGTCTCATACTCGACTGACCTGCCAAGCCTGACGCGATGGGGGCGCCCGCTGCTGCTGGGTCCGGGCTCGATTCGCGTCGCCCACACGGACCACGAACGCGTTCGGAAGTCGGAGCTGCTGCACGCAGTTGAACTCTATACACGCCTGGTGAAAGAATTAAAGAAGCGCATTTAA
- a CDS encoding 2,3,4,5-tetrahydropyridine-2,6-dicarboxylate N-succinyltransferase, whose protein sequence is MTLQQQIENLFASQSDRYGAEYFAAFEEFKKALNEGEARAAEPDAKSPTGWKVNAWVKKGILLGFRIGRAVEMPPAGFQFRDKQTYPLKQIPPGQNVRVVPGGSSIRDGCYIGRNVTCMPPMYVNAGVYVDDGTMIDSHALVGSCAQIGKRCHLSAAAQIGGVLEPVGALPVIIEDDVLVGGNCGVYEGAVVGREAVLAAGTILTGSTPVYDLVREQVYRREGERPLMIPAGAVVVPGARAVTHGRGKEWNLSLYTPVIIKYRDEKTDQAVRLEDLLR, encoded by the coding sequence ATGACACTACAACAACAGATCGAAAACCTTTTCGCCAGCCAGTCGGACCGCTACGGGGCAGAATACTTCGCTGCCTTTGAGGAGTTCAAGAAAGCTTTGAACGAAGGAGAGGCGCGGGCCGCAGAACCGGATGCGAAATCGCCCACGGGGTGGAAGGTGAACGCCTGGGTGAAGAAAGGCATTCTGCTGGGGTTCCGCATTGGACGCGCGGTGGAGATGCCACCCGCCGGCTTCCAGTTTCGTGACAAGCAGACGTATCCTCTGAAGCAGATTCCCCCTGGCCAGAATGTCCGCGTGGTCCCGGGCGGCTCCTCCATCCGCGACGGCTGCTACATTGGCAGGAATGTGACCTGCATGCCGCCGATGTACGTGAATGCAGGCGTCTACGTGGACGACGGGACGATGATTGATTCCCACGCGCTGGTAGGCTCCTGCGCGCAGATCGGCAAGCGATGCCACTTGTCTGCGGCCGCGCAAATCGGCGGAGTGCTGGAACCGGTGGGCGCGCTGCCGGTGATCATTGAAGATGACGTTCTGGTGGGAGGCAATTGCGGCGTCTATGAGGGCGCCGTTGTGGGCAGGGAAGCTGTGCTGGCCGCCGGGACCATCCTGACGGGCTCAACTCCGGTTTATGATCTTGTCCGCGAACAGGTTTATCGCCGTGAAGGCGAACGCCCGCTGATGATCCCTGCCGGCGCTGTGGTCGTGCCCGGCGCGCGTGCGGTGACTCATGGACGCGGCAAAGAATGGAACCTTTCGCTTTACACACCAGTGATCATCAAGTACCGCGACGAAAAAACGGACCAGGCCGTGAGACTTGAAGATCTGCTTCGCTAA
- the glpK gene encoding glycerol kinase — MSQYVLALDQGTTSSRAILFDHDGEARASASQEFKQYYPQPGWVEHDANEIWQSQRAVTEKVLADAKAGPGDVAAIGIANQRETVVLWDRATGEPVHHAIVWQCRRTASMCDRLRAEGYDKTLRSKTGLMTDAYFSGTKIAWLLENVPGIRERAERGELAAGTIDAWLIWKLSGGNVHATDVSNASRTLVFNINSLEWDEEILKHLRIPRALLPQVKESSGVIAETEIFGGRIPIAGVAGDQQASLFGQQCFAKGSAKNTYGTGLFLLMNAGEEVPKSDSGLVVTVGWGRSGRTTYALEGSVFIAGAALQWLRDEMGLIKDAAESEAMAQAVADTHGVYFVPAFVGLGAPHWDAYARGTIVGLTRGSNRNHIVRAALESIAYQTREVVDAMAKDTGARPAALRVDGGVARNDFMCQFQADILGIPVERPVTTEATALGAAYLAGLATGFWKDEKELASQLRIAKRFEPTMLESRRSELYEGWLRAVERAKGWARTESY, encoded by the coding sequence ATGTCCCAATACGTTCTTGCACTCGATCAGGGAACTACGAGCTCACGCGCCATCCTCTTTGACCATGATGGCGAAGCGCGCGCGTCCGCCAGCCAGGAATTTAAACAGTATTATCCGCAGCCGGGATGGGTTGAACACGACGCAAATGAAATCTGGCAGTCGCAGCGCGCCGTGACCGAGAAGGTGCTGGCCGATGCGAAAGCCGGGCCGGGCGACGTGGCCGCCATTGGCATCGCCAACCAGCGGGAGACGGTGGTGCTGTGGGACCGCGCAACCGGCGAACCCGTCCATCACGCCATTGTGTGGCAGTGCCGCCGCACGGCCTCCATGTGTGATCGGCTGCGCGCCGAAGGTTATGATAAAACCCTGCGCTCCAAAACCGGCCTGATGACCGACGCCTATTTTTCCGGCACCAAGATCGCCTGGCTGCTGGAAAATGTTCCCGGCATTCGCGAGCGTGCCGAACGCGGCGAACTGGCGGCCGGAACCATTGATGCCTGGCTCATCTGGAAGCTTTCGGGCGGAAATGTCCATGCCACAGATGTTTCAAACGCCTCGCGCACGCTGGTTTTCAACATCAATTCGCTGGAGTGGGACGAAGAGATCCTGAAACACTTAAGGATTCCACGCGCGTTGCTGCCGCAGGTGAAAGAATCGAGCGGCGTGATTGCCGAAACGGAAATCTTTGGCGGGCGAATTCCCATTGCCGGAGTGGCCGGCGACCAGCAGGCATCGCTATTCGGGCAACAATGTTTTGCCAAGGGCAGTGCGAAGAATACTTATGGCACGGGGCTGTTTCTGCTGATGAATGCCGGCGAGGAAGTCCCAAAGTCAGACTCGGGCCTGGTGGTGACGGTGGGCTGGGGGCGCAGCGGCCGGACGACTTATGCCCTCGAAGGCAGCGTTTTCATCGCCGGTGCGGCGCTGCAATGGCTGCGCGATGAAATGGGGCTGATCAAAGACGCGGCAGAAAGCGAGGCGATGGCGCAGGCGGTCGCGGACACCCACGGCGTCTATTTTGTTCCGGCGTTTGTCGGACTGGGCGCTCCGCACTGGGACGCCTACGCGCGCGGCACCATTGTGGGCCTCACGCGCGGCAGCAATCGAAATCACATTGTCCGCGCGGCGCTCGAATCCATTGCCTACCAGACGCGCGAAGTGGTGGACGCGATGGCCAAAGATACCGGCGCGCGCCCGGCAGCGCTGCGGGTGGATGGCGGCGTGGCCCGGAACGATTTCATGTGCCAGTTCCAGGCCGATATTCTCGGCATCCCGGTGGAGCGGCCGGTGACGACTGAGGCTACCGCGCTCGGCGCGGCTTACCTGGCGGGCCTCGCCACCGGCTTCTGGAAGGATGAGAAGGAATTGGCATCGCAGCTCAGGATCGCAAAGAGATTTGAGCCCACCATGCTGGAATCACGCCGTAGCGAACTTTACGAAGGCTGGTTGCGGGCCGTGGAAAGGGCGAAGGGCTGGGCCAGGACGGAATCGTACTGA
- a CDS encoding 50S ribosomal protein L20: MPRVKRGTVRRAQRKKLAKLTKGYFLKKSKLYKFMKEAADRAGRFAYRDRRRKKRDFRRLWIVRIGAAARQQELTYSQFIHGMKKLGVELDRKALAEMAALDQPAFVELAARVKAALKTG, encoded by the coding sequence ATGCCAAGAGTCAAACGCGGAACTGTGCGCCGCGCCCAGCGGAAGAAGCTCGCTAAACTCACCAAAGGCTACTTCCTCAAAAAGAGCAAGCTCTACAAATTCATGAAAGAGGCCGCGGACCGCGCGGGGCGTTTTGCCTATCGCGACCGCCGGCGCAAGAAAAGGGACTTTCGCCGTCTCTGGATTGTGCGGATAGGTGCGGCGGCGCGGCAACAGGAGCTCACCTATAGCCAGTTTATTCATGGGATGAAGAAGCTGGGTGTAGAGCTTGATCGCAAAGCCCTTGCTGAAATGGCTGCCCTTGACCAGCCGGCCTTTGTCGAGCTCGCAGCCCGGGTGAAAGCAGCTTTAAAGACAGGCTAA
- a CDS encoding translation initiation factor IF-3, protein MRVNERIRAKEVRLIDEDGNQVGVMPPFEALKVARGQGLDLVEVAPQANPPVCRIINYGKYLYQQSKRQHEARKHQKAAGLKEVKMRPRISVHDYETKRNRIIEFLKDGAKVKAAIMFRGRENAHRDLGWEMMKRLSEDLSDIGQLEIGPRQEGPNLSAIFSPKKPAAKSSKPGKPAAQSDEPRAQVSQEQQKPAPVHETTGG, encoded by the coding sequence ATACGAGTCAATGAAAGAATTCGCGCCAAAGAAGTTCGCCTGATCGATGAGGATGGCAACCAGGTCGGAGTGATGCCTCCATTTGAAGCTTTGAAGGTTGCACGGGGGCAAGGGCTTGACCTGGTGGAAGTAGCGCCTCAAGCCAACCCGCCTGTTTGCCGCATTATTAATTACGGCAAGTACCTGTATCAGCAGAGTAAGCGGCAGCATGAAGCCCGCAAGCATCAGAAGGCGGCCGGGTTAAAAGAAGTAAAAATGCGTCCGCGTATTTCGGTCCATGATTATGAGACCAAGCGGAACCGCATCATCGAGTTTTTGAAGGACGGAGCGAAGGTCAAGGCTGCGATCATGTTTCGCGGCCGTGAGAACGCACACCGCGATTTGGGCTGGGAAATGATGAAGCGGTTGTCCGAAGACCTCAGCGATATCGGACAACTGGAGATCGGGCCACGGCAGGAAGGACCGAACCTCTCAGCCATTTTTTCTCCCAAAAAGCCGGCCGCGAAATCGTCCAAACCGGGAAAGCCTGCCGCGCAATCCGACGAGCCACGCGCGCAGGTCTCGCAGGAGCAGCAGAAACCTGCGCCGGTCCATGAGACCACTGGAGGATAG
- the thrS gene encoding threonine--tRNA ligase has product MGNVKVTLPDGTQKEYPQGTTAREVAQSIGAGLAKVALAAKVDDHLVDLSAPLEADSAFQVITPSSPEGLTIYRHSSAHLLAAAVLELFPDAHPGIGPPTDTGFFYDFYREKPFTEADLARIEVKMKELADADLAYERVYFPKEEGLKLFEKMGEFLKCELIEEKAEPVFSAYRTGKFLDFCRGPHIPSTGRIKAFKLLSVAGAHWKGDEKSHPMQRIYGTSFFSKKELDEFINKLEEAKKRDHRRLGKELDLFSIQEDAGPGLIFWHPKGGIIRKEIEDWLRDELIAHGYDMVYTPHAMRLHLWEISGHANFYRENMFGPMEVENDRYQLKPMNCPGHILIYRDRRRSYRELPIRMAELGTVYRYERSGVMHGLLRVRGFTQDDAHIFCMAEQLEGEVQDCIEFAQLVLKTFGFDRFEVELSARDPEHSEHYAGTVEEWNLAESALMSTLKRMDIPYKYMPGEAVFYGPKIDVKLVDAIGRPWQLTTVQFDFNLPRRFGLEYTAADGKPHTPVMVHRALLGSIERFFGVLIEHYGGAFPVWLSPVQAVVLPISEKHMDYARQVAAELRASRIRVDLDDRNEKLNARIRDAQLQRVPFMLVVGDRESQGGGVAVRRRDTGDAGFRPLGEFKSYLRELIDTRANKW; this is encoded by the coding sequence ATGGGGAACGTTAAAGTTACCCTGCCCGATGGCACTCAAAAGGAATATCCTCAGGGAACCACTGCCCGCGAGGTGGCCCAGTCGATCGGTGCAGGGCTTGCCAAGGTGGCGCTTGCGGCCAAGGTGGACGACCATCTGGTGGACCTGAGCGCGCCTCTTGAGGCAGACAGCGCGTTCCAGGTGATCACGCCCTCTTCTCCAGAAGGCCTGACGATTTACCGGCATTCCTCCGCGCACCTGCTGGCGGCTGCCGTGCTCGAGCTTTTCCCCGATGCGCACCCCGGCATCGGGCCGCCAACGGATACGGGATTCTTTTACGATTTCTACCGCGAGAAACCATTTACCGAGGCCGACCTTGCCCGGATTGAAGTTAAGATGAAGGAACTGGCTGACGCTGATCTGGCGTATGAACGCGTGTACTTTCCCAAAGAAGAAGGCCTGAAACTCTTCGAAAAGATGGGTGAGTTCCTCAAGTGCGAACTGATCGAGGAAAAGGCGGAGCCGGTTTTCTCAGCTTACAGGACCGGTAAGTTTCTCGATTTCTGCCGAGGCCCGCACATTCCATCGACAGGCCGGATCAAAGCGTTCAAGCTGTTAAGCGTTGCCGGAGCGCACTGGAAAGGCGACGAGAAGTCGCACCCGATGCAGCGGATCTACGGCACTTCGTTTTTCTCCAAAAAAGAATTAGACGAGTTCATCAACAAGCTGGAAGAAGCAAAGAAGCGCGACCACCGGCGGCTGGGCAAAGAGCTTGACCTGTTCAGCATCCAGGAAGATGCCGGGCCCGGCCTGATTTTCTGGCATCCCAAAGGCGGCATCATCCGCAAGGAAATCGAAGATTGGCTGCGCGATGAGCTCATCGCGCATGGCTACGATATGGTCTATACACCGCATGCCATGCGGCTCCATTTATGGGAGATCAGCGGCCACGCCAACTTTTATCGTGAAAACATGTTCGGACCGATGGAAGTGGAAAATGACCGCTACCAGCTCAAGCCGATGAATTGCCCGGGCCATATCCTCATTTACAGAGACCGGCGCCGCAGCTACCGAGAACTGCCGATTCGCATGGCGGAACTGGGGACCGTTTACCGCTACGAGCGCTCGGGCGTGATGCATGGACTGTTGCGCGTGCGCGGCTTTACGCAGGATGACGCCCATATCTTCTGCATGGCAGAGCAGCTTGAAGGTGAAGTCCAGGATTGCATCGAGTTTGCCCAGTTGGTTCTTAAGACATTTGGCTTCGACAGGTTTGAAGTGGAACTCTCGGCCCGCGACCCCGAGCACTCCGAGCACTATGCCGGGACGGTGGAGGAGTGGAACCTGGCTGAGAGCGCGTTGATGAGCACCCTTAAGAGGATGGACATTCCATACAAGTATATGCCCGGCGAAGCGGTGTTTTACGGCCCCAAAATTGATGTCAAGCTCGTGGACGCCATCGGCCGGCCCTGGCAGTTGACGACTGTCCAGTTTGATTTCAACCTGCCCCGACGATTCGGACTGGAGTACACGGCTGCGGACGGCAAGCCGCACACCCCCGTGATGGTTCACCGGGCGCTGCTGGGTTCCATCGAGAGGTTTTTTGGTGTTCTGATTGAGCATTACGGGGGCGCCTTCCCGGTGTGGCTATCGCCCGTTCAGGCGGTGGTGTTGCCCATCAGCGAAAAGCACATGGATTACGCTCGCCAGGTGGCGGCCGAGTTGCGCGCGTCCCGTATCCGCGTTGACCTGGATGACCGGAACGAGAAGCTAAACGCCCGAATCCGCGATGCGCAGCTCCAGCGAGTCCCGTTTATGCTGGTGGTAGGTGACCGCGAGTCGCAGGGCGGGGGAGTGGCCGTTCGAAGGAGAGACACGGGCGATGCGGGTTTCCGTCCGCTTGGTGAGTTTAAGTCTTACCTTCGCGAACTTATCGACACGCGGGCCAATAAATGGTAA
- a CDS encoding OsmC family peroxiredoxin: MTGTFGGALEARQIDASNGKLTSEVTGEIEVDGGVLVIRRIHAHYKLRAPESYRETIDRVHAMHADHCPVARSIKAAIDVSTSYELVD, encoded by the coding sequence CTGACCGGCACTTTTGGTGGCGCGCTGGAAGCGCGCCAGATTGATGCCAGCAACGGCAAACTGACTTCTGAAGTCACAGGTGAAATTGAAGTAGACGGCGGCGTCCTGGTCATCCGGCGGATCCACGCTCACTACAAGCTGCGGGCCCCGGAATCGTACCGCGAAACTATCGATCGTGTACACGCCATGCACGCGGACCACTGCCCGGTGGCGCGCTCGATCAAAGCCGCCATTGATGTCTCCACTTCATACGAGTTGGTTGATTGA
- a CDS encoding 50S ribosomal protein L35: MPKTKLKTHKGAAKRFKLTAGGKVMSGHAGARHILTSKSRKRKRRLGSSSVIADADVHHVKAMLPYGR, translated from the coding sequence TTGCCGAAGACGAAGCTGAAGACGCATAAGGGCGCTGCCAAGCGGTTCAAGCTGACCGCGGGTGGCAAAGTGATGAGTGGACACGCTGGAGCTCGCCACATTCTGACCTCAAAGTCGCGGAAGCGCAAGCGGAGGCTGGGATCGTCCTCCGTTATTGCCGACGCCGACGTCCATCACGTGAAGGCCATGCTGCCTTACGGGCGCTGA
- the asd gene encoding aspartate-semialdehyde dehydrogenase, whose translation MKKIEVGILGATGMVGQRFAAMLEHHPWFQAAWFAASDRSAGKKYVEACNWRLRTPMPAGMRDMVVEECKPGKAPQLIFSSLDSKVAGEVETEFARAGHVVVSNSSNHRMDTDVPLLIPEVNPDHLALVYEQRKHRGWKGMIVTNPNCTTVGLVMSLAPLERAFGLEKVLVTSMQAVSGAGYPGVPTLDILGNVIPHIGGEEEKVEREAHKLLGKLQDGQVVKGNFIVSAHCNRVLVEDGHTEAVSLSLRHEAKLEDLIEAWKKFRSLPQERGLPTAPKHPIIVRDEHDRPQPKFDADAEGGMAAVIGRARRCPVLQFKYITVSHNTVRGAAGAALLNAELMKSEGYLD comes from the coding sequence ATGAAGAAGATTGAGGTTGGGATCTTAGGCGCCACGGGAATGGTGGGCCAGCGCTTTGCGGCCATGCTGGAACATCATCCGTGGTTTCAAGCGGCATGGTTTGCGGCTTCAGACCGTTCAGCCGGGAAGAAATACGTGGAAGCGTGCAACTGGCGCCTGCGGACTCCCATGCCCGCCGGCATGCGCGACATGGTGGTCGAGGAGTGCAAGCCGGGCAAAGCGCCGCAACTGATCTTTTCCTCGCTCGATTCGAAGGTAGCGGGCGAGGTGGAGACGGAGTTTGCCCGTGCGGGCCACGTGGTGGTCTCCAATTCCTCTAACCATCGGATGGACACAGACGTCCCGCTGCTGATTCCGGAAGTGAACCCGGACCACCTGGCCCTGGTGTACGAGCAGCGCAAGCACCGCGGCTGGAAGGGCATGATCGTTACCAACCCCAACTGCACCACGGTGGGACTGGTAATGTCACTGGCTCCGCTGGAGCGCGCGTTCGGCCTGGAAAAAGTGCTGGTGACCAGCATGCAGGCGGTTTCCGGCGCAGGGTATCCGGGTGTGCCCACGCTCGACATTCTGGGCAACGTGATTCCGCACATCGGCGGCGAAGAAGAAAAGGTGGAACGCGAAGCCCACAAACTGCTGGGTAAGCTCCAGGACGGCCAGGTAGTGAAAGGCAACTTCATCGTGAGCGCACACTGCAACCGCGTGCTGGTGGAAGACGGCCACACGGAAGCTGTTTCGCTCTCGCTTCGGCATGAAGCGAAACTGGAAGACCTGATCGAAGCCTGGAAGAAATTCCGTTCGCTGCCTCAGGAGCGGGGACTCCCCACGGCGCCCAAACATCCCATCATTGTGCGCGATGAGCATGACCGGCCGCAGCCGAAGTTTGACGCGGACGCTGAAGGCGGCATGGCCGCCGTAATCGGGCGCGCGCGGCGCTGCCCGGTGCTGCAATTCAAGTACATCACGGTAAGCCACAACACCGTCCGGGGCGCGGCCGGCGCGGCACTTCTGAACGCCGAGCTGATGAAGTCTGAAGGATACCTGGATTAA